The proteins below come from a single Natrinema sp. SYSU A 869 genomic window:
- a CDS encoding mechanosensitive ion channel family protein, whose amino-acid sequence MNVRSAVEAVQGAIPGSTSELAVEIALAVVVLVIGWYLSKLAVRLAGRTVARRIERPSVTRTVLRGVRITVLLWAAVVAAGILGVGDTQILLSVTVISAVIAIVLAPLVGSLINGLYVLADRPYEIGDMIEVTDAGHRGFVEDITIRYTKIFTLQNTFIVIPNSEIHARDVVNYSAEDERTRVSVGFDITYESDLEAARQAAERAARSVDNVISGGPDIRIGSARYAAAPSCYIDKYGDHGIALELFFWMKHPYKQTVIRSAVQDAIGERFADIDAEFAYPRRHHVFDETSGIARLSVDDSGFERPRADSPRSPGSTGESPADTTDQ is encoded by the coding sequence ATGAACGTGAGGTCAGCGGTCGAGGCGGTTCAGGGCGCCATTCCAGGTAGTACGTCCGAACTGGCGGTCGAGATCGCTCTGGCGGTCGTCGTCCTCGTCATCGGCTGGTACCTCTCGAAGCTCGCCGTCCGGCTCGCCGGTCGCACAGTCGCACGCAGGATCGAACGGCCAAGCGTCACGCGGACCGTCCTGCGTGGTGTCAGAATCACCGTTCTCCTCTGGGCGGCCGTCGTCGCGGCCGGCATACTCGGCGTCGGCGACACGCAGATCCTCCTCTCGGTGACCGTCATCTCGGCCGTGATTGCGATCGTACTCGCACCGCTGGTCGGGAGCCTGATCAACGGCCTCTACGTCCTCGCCGACCGGCCCTACGAGATCGGCGACATGATCGAGGTCACCGACGCCGGCCACCGCGGGTTCGTCGAGGACATCACGATCCGCTACACCAAGATATTCACGCTCCAAAACACCTTCATCGTTATCCCCAACTCCGAAATTCACGCCCGCGACGTCGTCAACTATTCCGCGGAGGACGAGCGGACGCGAGTCTCAGTCGGGTTCGATATCACCTACGAGAGCGATCTCGAGGCGGCACGACAGGCCGCCGAACGGGCGGCGAGAAGCGTTGACAACGTCATCTCTGGCGGTCCGGATATCCGGATCGGCAGCGCTCGGTACGCCGCAGCCCCCTCCTGTTATATTGACAAATACGGCGATCACGGGATCGCCCTCGAACTATTCTTCTGGATGAAACATCCCTACAAACAGACCGTCATCCGGTCGGCAGTCCAGGACGCCATCGGCGAGCGCTTCGCGGACATCGACGCGGAGTTCGCCTACCCGCGTCGCCACCACGTCTTCGACGAAACCAGCGGCATTGCACGGCTGTCTGTCGACGACTCCGGCTTCGAGCGACCGCGTGCAGACTCGCCCCGATCGCCGGGTTCGACGGGTGAGAGTCCCGCGGATACGACCGATCAGTGA
- a CDS encoding Gfo/Idh/MocA family oxidoreductase — translation MTRDRAEIETGIVGLGNIGQYHAERLVDLGVNLAGGMDVAAEARTRFARRYDVDVYDDHHELYDTVDAVIITTPNKYHEEYAIDAFERGLHVLLEKPLGHSIESAERIADAAATSDGYAMVGFNNRFANTVRVVKNRIDRGDLGTVTHLEANYVRRRGIPGRGSWFTRRQVAGGGALIDLGVHAIDLALYLLGYPEVEEVSGIARSEFGSREEYAYLDMWADDAGPEGFDVDDSASAFIRCAGNRTISLEVAWATNRPATHEFVARGTKSAARFDLLDGDLTIHSASNIGPDHLEDTTIETRQNDTHTDEQREFFDRIISEGERERGNSIEEALAVQQVINGIYRSSEEGHTIAIGE, via the coding sequence ATGACACGAGATCGAGCAGAAATAGAAACCGGGATCGTTGGCCTCGGAAACATCGGCCAGTACCACGCCGAGCGACTCGTCGACCTCGGCGTGAACCTCGCCGGGGGGATGGACGTCGCCGCCGAGGCGCGAACGCGCTTTGCACGACGGTACGACGTGGACGTCTACGATGACCACCACGAACTGTACGATACCGTCGACGCGGTCATCATCACGACACCGAACAAGTATCACGAAGAGTACGCGATCGATGCCTTCGAGCGGGGCCTCCACGTCCTCCTAGAAAAGCCACTGGGTCACTCGATCGAGAGCGCCGAGCGGATCGCCGACGCAGCGGCAACATCGGACGGCTACGCCATGGTGGGGTTCAACAACCGCTTTGCGAACACTGTCCGGGTTGTGAAAAACCGGATCGATCGGGGCGATCTCGGCACCGTCACCCACCTCGAAGCAAACTACGTCCGGCGGCGCGGCATCCCGGGGAGAGGGTCGTGGTTCACCCGTCGACAGGTCGCCGGCGGCGGTGCGCTGATCGATCTCGGCGTCCACGCCATTGATCTCGCCCTCTACCTGCTTGGCTACCCCGAGGTCGAGGAAGTAAGCGGCATCGCTCGTAGCGAGTTCGGTTCCCGCGAAGAGTACGCCTACCTCGACATGTGGGCCGACGACGCGGGCCCCGAAGGGTTCGACGTCGACGACTCGGCCAGCGCTTTCATCCGCTGTGCGGGGAACCGAACCATCTCGCTCGAGGTCGCATGGGCGACCAACCGGCCGGCGACTCACGAGTTCGTCGCCCGCGGGACCAAATCAGCGGCCCGATTCGATCTCCTCGACGGCGATCTCACGATCCACTCGGCGAGCAATATTGGGCCGGACCACCTCGAGGACACGACCATCGAGACGCGACAGAACGATACCCACACCGATGAGCAACGGGAGTTCTTCGATCGGATCATCAGCGAGGGCGAGCGCGAACGCGGTAACAGCATCGAGGAGGCCCTCGCGGTTCAGCAGGTCATCAACGGCATCTACCGCTCGAGTGAGGAGGGACACACGATCGCCATCGGGGAGTAG
- a CDS encoding HalOD1 output domain-containing protein yields the protein MSSRDEMSTPDGEVPPTQAIIEAIAAHKGIDVTEVEPPAYDPLFTVVNPEALNALFHTTAGTASNVVVRLEYEGYEVVVRPGSDVDVRDSSSTDSVNGPIGE from the coding sequence ATGTCCTCCCGGGACGAAATGTCGACGCCCGATGGCGAGGTACCGCCAACCCAAGCCATCATCGAGGCGATTGCCGCACACAAGGGCATCGACGTCACCGAGGTCGAGCCCCCCGCGTACGACCCGTTGTTTACGGTCGTCAATCCGGAGGCGCTCAACGCACTGTTCCACACGACCGCCGGCACCGCGAGCAACGTAGTGGTCCGACTCGAGTACGAAGGGTACGAGGTCGTCGTCCGGCCGGGCAGTGACGTCGACGTCCGCGACTCCTCGTCTACCGACTCGGTCAACGGCCCGATCGGAGAGTAA
- a CDS encoding tubulin/FtsZ family protein codes for MKLALIGFGQAGGKVVDEFLAFDDAIDGGFVESAVAVNSATTDLKGLEHVSEENRILIGQARVKGHGVGADNELGAEIAEANIDELQGTIDRIPVHEIDAFLVVAGMGGGTGSGGAPVLAKHLQRIYTQPVYGLGILPGTDEGGIYTLNAARSFRTFVDEVDNLLVFDNDAWRSAGESVEGGYDRINREIVERFGLLFAAGEVREGDHVAESVVDSSEIINTLSSSGVSTIGYASETVETGGGLLSSLTSGDDDFDDGAATNRLTSLVRKAALGRLTLPCDVGSADRGLVVASGPPSYLNRKGVERGRQWLEDETGSMEIRGGDYPITDRDEVGAIVLLSGVTDVPRIDQLQQVAIEAQETTADVRANAEEDFASLMDTGGELDALF; via the coding sequence ATGAAACTCGCACTCATCGGTTTCGGTCAAGCAGGCGGGAAGGTCGTCGACGAGTTCCTCGCCTTCGACGACGCGATCGACGGCGGTTTCGTCGAATCGGCGGTCGCAGTCAACTCGGCGACGACGGACCTCAAAGGCCTCGAGCACGTCTCCGAGGAGAACCGCATCCTCATCGGACAGGCGCGTGTGAAGGGCCACGGTGTCGGTGCGGACAACGAACTCGGCGCGGAAATCGCCGAGGCGAACATCGACGAGCTACAGGGCACGATCGATCGGATCCCGGTCCACGAAATCGACGCGTTCCTCGTCGTCGCAGGCATGGGCGGTGGCACCGGATCGGGTGGCGCACCCGTCCTCGCGAAACACCTCCAACGGATCTACACCCAGCCCGTCTACGGGCTCGGTATCCTCCCCGGGACGGACGAGGGCGGCATCTACACGCTCAACGCGGCCCGCTCGTTCCGGACGTTCGTCGACGAGGTCGACAACCTGCTGGTCTTCGACAACGACGCCTGGCGCAGCGCCGGCGAGTCCGTCGAGGGTGGCTACGACCGCATCAACCGTGAAATCGTCGAGCGGTTCGGCCTCCTCTTCGCTGCCGGCGAGGTCCGAGAGGGCGATCACGTTGCCGAGAGCGTCGTCGACTCGAGCGAGATCATCAACACGCTCTCGTCCAGCGGCGTCTCCACGATCGGCTACGCCAGCGAGACGGTCGAGACGGGCGGCGGTCTGCTGTCCTCGCTGACCAGCGGCGACGACGACTTCGACGACGGCGCGGCGACGAACCGGTTGACCAGCCTCGTTCGCAAGGCCGCTCTCGGCCGGCTCACCCTTCCCTGTGACGTCGGTAGCGCCGACCGCGGCCTCGTCGTTGCGAGCGGCCCACCGAGCTATCTCAATCGCAAGGGCGTCGAACGCGGCCGCCAGTGGCTCGAGGACGAGACCGGCAGCATGGAGATCCGCGGCGGTGATTACCCGATCACGGATCGGGACGAGGTCGGCGCGATCGTCCTGCTGTCGGGCGTGACCGACGTGCCACGGATCGACCAGCTCCAGCAGGTCGCGATCGAGGCTCAGGAGACGACCGCAGACGTCCGGGCGAACGCCGAAGAAGACTTCGCGTCGCTGATGGACACCGGCGGCGAACTCGACGCGCTATTTTAA
- a CDS encoding carbohydrate ABC transporter permease, giving the protein MTDPTDSTDSPNDTGGIDETGGERRRDPTLRRPDGGRPTDASSHRTDDGTAILEDDREAELDRGPFQRWVADSIENPGRVYRAMFYVAAIFFLFTTLFPFYWLLMVALTPEGQLQNIVFTPNGFNPGAFIEVFETIPFHWYMFNSFVIALASTVVVLIVGSLAGYAFGRLEFPGRIPLMLLVLVISFFPPAAFFIPLNDLFNTSFAVLEPLTGDGTLYNTPFAMVTPLSAIFMPLAIFILTTFYGQIPDGLEDAARVEGTTRLGALFRVIIPLSAPGVATAGVLTFIAVYNEFFFSFLMTDGQPENWAPILEGILAYQGQYEVLYHLMAAASIIGVIPVAILVVIAQEKIVSGLTAGALKE; this is encoded by the coding sequence ATGACCGATCCAACAGACTCCACCGACTCACCGAACGACACCGGAGGAATCGACGAGACCGGCGGCGAACGACGCCGAGATCCGACGCTCCGCCGACCCGACGGCGGTCGACCGACGGACGCGTCTTCGCACCGCACCGACGACGGCACGGCGATCCTCGAGGACGATCGCGAGGCGGAACTCGACCGCGGCCCGTTCCAGCGGTGGGTCGCCGACTCCATCGAAAACCCCGGCCGAGTCTACCGGGCGATGTTCTACGTCGCGGCGATCTTCTTCCTCTTTACGACGCTGTTCCCCTTCTACTGGCTGCTCATGGTCGCACTGACACCGGAGGGACAGCTTCAGAACATCGTCTTCACGCCGAACGGCTTCAACCCGGGAGCGTTCATCGAGGTCTTCGAGACGATCCCGTTCCACTGGTACATGTTCAACAGCTTCGTGATCGCGCTGGCCTCGACAGTCGTCGTCCTCATCGTCGGCAGCCTCGCGGGCTACGCGTTCGGCCGTCTCGAGTTCCCCGGCCGCATCCCGCTCATGCTGCTCGTACTGGTTATTTCCTTCTTCCCGCCGGCCGCGTTCTTCATCCCGCTGAACGACCTGTTCAACACCTCCTTTGCGGTCCTCGAACCGCTCACCGGTGACGGGACCCTCTACAACACGCCATTCGCGATGGTGACGCCGTTGTCGGCAATCTTCATGCCACTCGCGATCTTCATACTCACGACGTTCTACGGGCAAATTCCGGACGGCCTCGAGGACGCGGCGCGCGTCGAGGGGACGACCCGGCTGGGCGCGCTGTTCCGGGTCATCATCCCGCTGTCGGCACCGGGCGTTGCGACAGCCGGCGTGTTGACCTTCATCGCCGTCTACAACGAGTTCTTCTTCTCGTTCCTGATGACGGACGGTCAGCCGGAAAACTGGGCACCGATCCTTGAGGGGATCCTCGCCTATCAGGGCCAATACGAGGTGCTGTACCACCTCATGGCGGCCGCGAGCATCATCGGGGTCATCCCCGTCGCGATTCTCGTGGTGATCGCACAGGAAAAGATCGTCAGCGGGCTGACTGCGGGAGCACTCAAAGAGTAA
- a CDS encoding sugar phosphate isomerase/epimerase, which translates to MDIGVHTPPLADEPLESALPYLDGLGVGAIEPGVGGHPGQDHLTRSEYLDDETEQAELHDLLAEYDMRISALATHNNPLHPDDERAEEADTELREAIRLAAQLEVGTVTCFSGLPAGGPNDEVPNWITAPWPPEHADALEYQWEQAVEYWGEIADYAADHEVDIAIEMHPNMLIYEPHGMARLREETGDRIGVNFDPSHLYWQGITITDAIRYLGEHEAIHHVHAKDTKIYDAQAREKGVLDTTAYDDEPNRSWLFRSVGYGHDETHWKDIVSTLRMVGYDGALSIEHEDSLTSSREGLEKATDLLERAIFETQPGGAYWAE; encoded by the coding sequence ATGGATATCGGTGTACACACGCCACCGCTGGCCGATGAACCGCTCGAGAGCGCGTTGCCGTACCTCGATGGGCTCGGTGTCGGAGCGATCGAACCAGGCGTCGGCGGGCATCCGGGCCAGGACCACCTCACTCGGTCGGAGTACCTCGACGACGAGACCGAACAGGCCGAACTCCACGACCTGCTCGCGGAATACGACATGCGAATCAGCGCACTCGCGACGCACAACAACCCGCTCCATCCCGACGACGAGCGGGCCGAGGAAGCCGACACCGAACTTCGCGAGGCGATCCGACTGGCCGCCCAGCTCGAGGTTGGGACCGTAACCTGTTTCTCGGGACTCCCGGCCGGCGGGCCGAACGACGAGGTGCCAAACTGGATCACGGCTCCGTGGCCGCCCGAACACGCCGACGCGCTCGAGTACCAGTGGGAGCAAGCCGTCGAGTACTGGGGTGAGATCGCCGACTACGCCGCCGATCACGAGGTCGATATCGCGATCGAGATGCATCCGAACATGCTGATCTACGAGCCCCACGGGATGGCGCGGCTGCGCGAGGAGACCGGCGACCGGATCGGCGTGAACTTCGACCCCTCGCATCTCTACTGGCAGGGGATCACGATCACCGACGCGATTCGGTATCTGGGTGAGCACGAGGCGATCCACCACGTCCACGCCAAGGATACCAAGATCTACGACGCACAGGCCCGCGAAAAGGGGGTACTGGATACGACCGCCTACGACGACGAGCCCAACCGCTCATGGCTCTTTCGGTCGGTTGGCTACGGCCACGACGAAACCCACTGGAAGGACATCGTCTCGACGCTCCGGATGGTCGGCTACGACGGGGCCCTGAGCATCGAACACGAGGACTCCCTGACCAGTTCGCGGGAAGGCCTCGAGAAGGCGACTGACCTCCTCGAACGGGCGATTTTCGAGACCCAACCCGGGGGAGCCTACTGGGCAGAATAG
- a CDS encoding sugar ABC transporter permease — protein MATDTDTEGLTGGESGTERDRTGNAVVNWMESLSEAAYAYLLLLPAFALLTLIAFYPLLRTFIMSLRADQTRGMEPLGAFVGVENYVDILTGNARLARQFLDVSLSTSFPFIELGVPFFQQALFVTLAFAIISVLFETIIGFGQAYVLDQEFTGRRWVRVAIILPWAVPIVIQGMIFFLLFQPEVGFGTDIMQWLGIFSASPLANSRDAFIIILVADIWKSSAFMALLILAGLQSVDRSLYDVARVAGASPWQRFKMITLPLVMPALLVAMLFRTMDAMRVFGLIESTAGCTTVPSLTCLVVEAMFGGTRIFATAATVAFTTALVIGLIIGGYVLLFRDTEGGMY, from the coding sequence ATGGCAACTGATACCGATACGGAGGGTTTGACCGGCGGTGAGTCCGGCACGGAGCGGGACCGGACCGGTAACGCAGTCGTCAACTGGATGGAGAGTCTGAGCGAGGCGGCCTACGCGTACCTGCTGTTGCTACCGGCGTTCGCGCTGTTGACGCTGATCGCGTTCTACCCGCTGCTCAGGACGTTCATCATGTCGCTACGGGCCGATCAGACGCGCGGAATGGAGCCGCTCGGGGCGTTCGTCGGCGTCGAAAACTACGTCGACATCCTCACCGGGAACGCGAGACTGGCTCGGCAGTTCCTCGACGTATCGCTGTCAACATCGTTCCCGTTCATCGAACTCGGTGTACCGTTCTTCCAGCAGGCGCTGTTCGTCACGCTCGCGTTCGCGATCATCAGCGTTCTCTTCGAGACGATCATCGGGTTCGGTCAGGCCTACGTGCTCGATCAGGAGTTTACCGGGCGACGCTGGGTCCGCGTGGCGATCATCCTCCCGTGGGCGGTTCCGATCGTCATTCAGGGGATGATCTTCTTCCTGCTGTTCCAGCCGGAGGTCGGCTTCGGCACCGACATCATGCAGTGGCTCGGGATCTTCAGCGCCAGCCCGCTGGCCAACAGCCGGGACGCGTTCATCATCATCCTCGTGGCCGACATCTGGAAGTCGTCGGCGTTCATGGCACTGTTGATCCTCGCGGGGCTCCAGAGCGTCGATCGGAGCCTCTACGACGTCGCCCGCGTCGCGGGTGCCTCGCCCTGGCAACGATTCAAGATGATTACGCTGCCGCTCGTGATGCCGGCGCTGTTGGTCGCAATGCTGTTCCGAACCATGGACGCAATGCGGGTCTTCGGACTGATCGAGTCGACCGCCGGCTGTACGACCGTGCCGTCGCTGACCTGCCTCGTCGTCGAGGCGATGTTCGGCGGCACCCGAATCTTCGCGACGGCAGCTACCGTCGCGTTCACGACCGCACTTGTGATCGGCCTGATCATCGGCGGCTACGTACTGCTCTTCCGCGACACCGAAGGAGGGATGTACTGA
- a CDS encoding extracellular solute-binding protein produces the protein MGRNTTSQRDCARLKRRSFLRAASASTAGAIAVTGCLGRGRRPNTVVMTADTGVEGIINSDGDGPSVQQALWDAGLDEDIRLEIQTVVSDSASRMQTAQSALEAGRSPPDIHMMDSGWTVPFILRNQTVNLTERLSEDVLQRVNNDYLEAILETARHPQTGDLHGLPLFPDLGFMLYRQDLIENAGYDTSGWGTNPPSWEEFANAVSDARDQAGVDYGFTTQAAAYEGLSCCTFNEVMTSWGGAYFGGTDTLFTAGERPITVNEQPVIDAIRMMRSFIDSEDENAIDKYAQICPSAIVQWTEQESLNPFDSGDAVSNRNWSFAIAQTGAEEVFGEDLGVMTRPYAVSQENAEYEGTGGTSSALGGWNLVVSPFSERQEEALQVLEAFATEEVMLTVFELGGYLPPNLELVSEADPEEIGPVARYSDVVESASENAVPRPATDLWPEQSALIYQEVNAAYRGTKTPENAMSDLAERLKRSEAEVQTNGN, from the coding sequence ATGGGACGCAATACCACCAGCCAACGCGACTGCGCCCGTCTGAAACGACGGTCGTTCCTGCGGGCTGCATCGGCATCGACAGCGGGAGCGATCGCCGTTACCGGCTGTCTCGGCCGGGGTCGCAGACCGAATACGGTGGTGATGACCGCTGATACGGGCGTCGAGGGGATCATCAACAGCGACGGCGACGGCCCCTCGGTCCAGCAGGCCCTCTGGGATGCCGGGCTGGACGAGGACATCCGCCTCGAGATCCAGACCGTCGTCAGCGACTCTGCATCCCGAATGCAAACGGCCCAGTCAGCCCTCGAGGCGGGTCGCTCGCCGCCGGACATCCACATGATGGACAGCGGCTGGACGGTCCCGTTCATCCTTCGAAACCAGACGGTCAACCTGACCGAGCGGCTCTCGGAGGACGTGCTCCAACGCGTCAACAACGACTACCTCGAGGCCATCCTCGAGACGGCGCGCCACCCCCAGACCGGAGACCTCCACGGACTGCCCCTATTCCCCGACCTGGGGTTCATGCTGTACCGGCAGGACCTGATCGAGAACGCTGGCTATGATACCAGTGGCTGGGGAACGAATCCGCCGTCCTGGGAGGAGTTCGCAAACGCGGTCAGCGACGCGAGAGATCAGGCCGGCGTCGACTACGGGTTCACCACGCAGGCGGCCGCCTACGAGGGGCTGTCCTGCTGTACGTTCAACGAAGTGATGACGTCCTGGGGCGGGGCCTACTTCGGCGGGACCGATACCCTGTTTACTGCCGGTGAACGGCCGATCACCGTCAACGAGCAGCCGGTCATCGACGCGATCCGAATGATGCGCTCGTTCATCGACAGCGAGGACGAGAACGCGATCGACAAGTACGCCCAGATCTGCCCGTCGGCGATCGTCCAATGGACGGAACAGGAGTCGCTCAACCCGTTCGACAGCGGCGACGCCGTCTCGAACCGCAACTGGTCGTTCGCGATCGCACAGACCGGCGCGGAGGAGGTCTTCGGCGAAGATCTCGGGGTCATGACGAGACCGTACGCGGTCTCTCAGGAGAACGCCGAGTATGAGGGAACCGGCGGAACCAGTTCGGCGCTCGGCGGCTGGAACCTCGTCGTGAGCCCGTTTTCGGAGCGCCAAGAGGAAGCGCTGCAGGTCCTCGAGGCGTTCGCCACCGAGGAGGTCATGCTCACGGTCTTCGAACTCGGCGGCTACCTCCCGCCGAACCTCGAGTTGGTTTCGGAGGCTGATCCCGAAGAAATCGGCCCCGTCGCTCGCTACAGCGACGTGGTCGAGTCGGCCAGCGAAAACGCGGTTCCGCGACCGGCGACCGACCTCTGGCCCGAGCAGTCAGCACTGATCTATCAAGAGGTCAACGCGGCGTATCGCGGGACGAAAACGCCCGAGAACGCGATGAGCGATCTCGCGGAGCGGCTCAAACGGAGTGAAGCGGAGGTACAAACAAATGGCAACTGA
- a CDS encoding ABC transporter ATP-binding protein translates to MSRVRLENVTKRYGEETAVDDISLEVKDGEFVTLVGPSGCGKSTTMETVAGLTQPTEGHVYIGDDDVTNLAPKDRGVAMVFQNIALFPHMDVYENISFGLRLRKYDDEEVRRRVEQAADIVQLEGMLDRMPKEMSGGQQQRVGIARAIVRNPDVFLMDEPLANLDAKLRVHMRTELQRLHRELDATVIYVTHDQAEAMTMSNRIAVLNDGRLQQIAPPLVCYNEPTNLFVAGFIGSPSMNFIEGELVENGLETNNFTIDLDPSRLPGVTVGDDVTLGIRPEDVHLSEYADSLASSTDRIDARTDVLEPMGDEVFVYLLLSEAAAGSMDQDPATSPNQLLMSVTPDTDIEAGQDVDVVLDRSKIHLFETATGNALVHGITDLPEREPGTTPTEADS, encoded by the coding sequence ATGTCACGAGTACGACTCGAGAACGTCACGAAACGGTACGGAGAGGAAACGGCGGTCGACGACATCAGCCTCGAGGTCAAAGACGGTGAGTTCGTTACCCTCGTCGGTCCCTCGGGCTGTGGAAAGTCGACCACGATGGAGACGGTCGCAGGGTTAACCCAGCCGACCGAGGGGCACGTGTATATCGGCGACGACGACGTCACCAACCTCGCACCCAAGGATCGCGGGGTGGCGATGGTCTTCCAGAACATCGCACTGTTCCCGCACATGGACGTCTACGAGAACATCTCCTTCGGGTTGCGGCTCCGGAAGTACGACGACGAGGAAGTCCGGCGTCGTGTCGAACAGGCCGCCGACATCGTCCAACTCGAGGGGATGCTCGACCGGATGCCAAAGGAGATGTCCGGTGGCCAGCAACAGCGGGTTGGCATCGCCCGTGCAATCGTTCGCAACCCGGACGTGTTCCTGATGGACGAACCGCTGGCGAACTTAGACGCAAAGTTGCGAGTCCACATGCGGACGGAACTGCAGCGACTCCACCGGGAACTGGACGCGACAGTCATCTACGTCACTCACGACCAAGCCGAGGCGATGACGATGTCGAACCGAATTGCCGTCCTGAACGACGGCAGGCTCCAGCAGATCGCGCCGCCGCTGGTCTGCTACAACGAACCCACGAACCTGTTCGTTGCAGGCTTTATCGGCTCGCCGTCGATGAACTTCATCGAGGGAGAACTCGTCGAGAATGGCCTCGAGACGAACAACTTCACCATCGATCTCGACCCGTCCCGTCTTCCCGGCGTGACCGTTGGCGACGACGTCACGCTCGGCATCAGACCGGAGGACGTTCATCTCTCGGAGTACGCCGACTCGCTCGCCTCGTCGACGGACAGGATCGATGCCCGAACCGACGTCTTGGAACCGATGGGCGACGAGGTCTTCGTCTATCTGTTGCTCTCCGAGGCCGCCGCGGGATCGATGGATCAGGATCCCGCCACGTCACCGAACCAGTTGCTCATGAGTGTTACCCCCGACACGGACATCGAGGCGGGCCAAGACGTCGACGTCGTCCTAGACCGATCGAAGATCCACCTCTTCGAGACGGCCACTGGAAATGCGCTGGTCCACGGCATCACCGACCTCCCGGAGCGAGAGCCCGGCACGACACCAACGGAAGCGGACAGCTGA
- a CDS encoding TrmB family transcriptional regulator, which translates to MAPDELRSTVERVGDRFNLGEYEIDAYLTVLEQGQLTASEIADRTEIPQPRVYDTVRSLSDRGLVELRESRPMKVVAIDPGEAFDDVQTSFEQMISELEARYTAPARDTEAVSLVKSRSTILRYLEEVIDAAEYELSLSLTPDLLTRFEAELRAVVEAGVSVDLIVTPASEAPDPSEFEYGEIATTARARRGITTPVVAVADGNYSVYATQDALRDDQDRYGVIFNRSALGFLISGFFGTVLWTTAERVLGEDGTARTYPRRYASIRRCVKDLLDEGGEFYATIDGRDVEVGGQRIVRGRIRDVSFEVSEEVASLMIETEEGEDVSVGGRVAALEDVEAHEIHIGRNEPPTLEDR; encoded by the coding sequence ATGGCACCAGATGAACTTCGCTCGACCGTCGAGCGTGTCGGGGATCGGTTCAACCTCGGCGAGTACGAGATCGACGCCTACCTCACCGTCTTAGAGCAGGGACAGCTCACGGCGAGTGAGATCGCGGACCGAACGGAGATTCCCCAGCCCCGCGTCTATGACACCGTGCGCAGCCTCAGCGACCGCGGACTGGTCGAACTGCGAGAATCCCGTCCCATGAAGGTCGTCGCGATCGATCCCGGGGAGGCCTTCGACGACGTCCAGACCTCCTTCGAGCAGATGATCTCGGAGCTCGAGGCCCGATACACCGCGCCGGCTCGTGATACTGAGGCCGTCTCCCTCGTGAAATCGCGATCGACGATCCTGCGCTACCTCGAGGAGGTCATTGACGCTGCGGAGTACGAACTCTCCCTGTCGTTGACGCCGGACCTGCTGACCCGGTTCGAAGCGGAGCTACGTGCGGTCGTCGAGGCCGGTGTGAGCGTCGATCTGATCGTGACGCCAGCGAGTGAAGCGCCCGATCCGTCGGAGTTCGAGTACGGCGAAATCGCCACGACGGCCCGTGCTCGGCGGGGCATCACGACGCCGGTCGTTGCCGTCGCCGACGGCAACTACTCGGTCTATGCGACGCAGGATGCCCTGCGTGACGATCAGGACCGGTATGGCGTCATCTTCAACCGATCCGCGCTCGGCTTTCTCATCTCCGGGTTCTTCGGAACGGTCCTCTGGACGACCGCCGAACGGGTACTCGGCGAGGATGGTACTGCCCGGACGTACCCCCGGAGGTACGCCTCGATCCGCCGGTGTGTAAAGGACCTCCTCGACGAGGGCGGCGAGTTTTACGCGACCATCGACGGCCGCGACGTCGAAGTCGGTGGCCAGCGAATCGTCCGCGGTCGCATCCGCGACGTTTCCTTCGAGGTCAGCGAGGAAGTTGCCAGCCTCATGATCGAAACCGAGGAGGGCGAGGATGTCTCCGTCGGTGGCCGCGTCGCCGCCCTCGAGGACGTCGAAGCCCACGAGATCCACATCGGTCGGAACGAACCGCCGACGCTCGAGGATCGCTGA